The following coding sequences lie in one Streptococcus suis genomic window:
- a CDS encoding aspartate kinase, with protein sequence MKVIKFGGSSLASAGQLEKVFNIVQSDSERRFVVVSAPGKRNAEDTKVTDALIKYYKEYVNGKDVTASQEWIINRYQAMVDELGFTANSMKKIADSIVSLASLPIDDNKFLYDAFLAAGEDNNAKLIAEYFTHRGLPARYVHPKKAGIIVSSEPGNARILPSSYDKIEELRDTDEVLIIPGFFGVTIDNQICTFSRGGSDITGSIIAAGVKADLYENFTDVDGIFAAHPGIIKNPHSIKELTYREMRELAYAGFSVLHDEALLPAYRGRIPLVIKNTNNPTHPGTRIVHKHTEQTVPVVGIAADDGFVSINLSKYLMNREVGFGRKVLQILEDLNIRWEHMPTGIDDLSIVVRERELTPIKEEEILRQLNTKMEVDKAEIEHGLSIIMIVGENMKSHVGVTATATTALSKQNVNLAMISQGASEVSVMFVVKTEEKKRALHALYEAFFNEQ encoded by the coding sequence ATGAAAGTTATTAAATTTGGAGGAAGCTCACTTGCTTCAGCTGGACAGTTAGAAAAAGTTTTCAATATTGTTCAATCTGATTCAGAACGTCGCTTTGTTGTGGTGTCTGCACCTGGAAAACGCAATGCTGAGGATACTAAAGTTACTGATGCGTTGATTAAATATTATAAAGAATATGTTAACGGAAAAGATGTGACTGCCAGTCAAGAATGGATCATCAACCGTTATCAGGCAATGGTTGACGAACTTGGTTTCACAGCTAACAGCATGAAGAAAATCGCAGACAGCATCGTCTCTTTGGCCAGCCTACCAATTGATGATAACAAATTCCTTTACGACGCATTCTTAGCAGCTGGTGAAGATAATAATGCCAAATTGATTGCCGAATATTTTACCCACAGAGGATTGCCTGCACGCTATGTACATCCTAAAAAAGCTGGTATTATTGTCAGCTCTGAACCAGGAAATGCTCGCATTTTGCCTTCAAGTTATGACAAAATCGAAGAGCTTCGTGATACAGATGAAGTACTCATTATCCCAGGATTCTTCGGTGTAACTATTGATAACCAGATTTGTACCTTCTCACGAGGTGGATCGGATATTACAGGTTCCATCATTGCTGCCGGAGTCAAGGCTGACCTCTATGAAAACTTTACAGATGTCGATGGTATATTTGCTGCCCATCCTGGCATCATTAAAAATCCACATTCAATCAAAGAATTGACCTATCGTGAAATGCGAGAATTAGCTTATGCAGGTTTCTCCGTCCTCCACGATGAAGCCCTCCTTCCTGCCTATCGCGGACGAATTCCATTGGTTATTAAAAACACCAATAACCCAACTCACCCTGGTACCCGAATTGTACACAAACATACCGAGCAAACAGTTCCTGTTGTCGGTATTGCTGCAGACGATGGTTTTGTCAGCATTAACTTGTCCAAATACTTGATGAACCGTGAAGTTGGTTTTGGTCGCAAGGTGTTGCAAATTCTCGAAGATCTCAATATTCGCTGGGAGCACATGCCGACCGGTATTGACGATTTATCCATCGTAGTCCGTGAGCGTGAATTGACTCCTATTAAGGAAGAAGAGATCCTTCGTCAACTCAATACGAAAATGGAAGTTGACAAGGCCGAAATCGAACATGGTTTATCTATTATCATGATTGTTGGTGAAAATATGAAGAGCCATGTCGGTGTAACAGCTACCGCTACCACTGCCCTCTCTAAACAAAATGTCAACTTGGCAATGATTTCACAGGGAGCCAGTGAAGTTTCTGTTATGTTCGTTGTCAAAACCGAAGAAAAGAAACGCGCTCTGCACGCACTCTATGAAGCTTTTTTTAACGAGCAATAA
- a CDS encoding alanine racemase: MIESEHRPTQIRVNLDAIAENFEQVMTNLPHKTEAFAVVKANAYGHGAVAVAKKLSSQAAGFCVSNLDEALELRKAGIEHPILILGVVPVRFLPVAHQLNISVTVASLDWLQNTKDLEADLSGLTVHLKLDTGMGRIGFRKIADLLQAIAILEELEYDIEGVYTHFATADEVEQAHFESQLSIFKEFLDVLPITPRWIHASNSATSIWHADTVFNLVRLGNILYGLNPSGRVLELPFDVQPALSLVSEIVHVKQVEADTTIGYGATYHSADSEWIATVPIGYADGLVRSLQGLSVLVDGQACEIVGRISMDQITIRLPHAYPLGQKVTLIGQDGDKTISVQEWADRIGTINYEVVCLLTDRLPRIFE, translated from the coding sequence ATGATTGAAAGTGAACATCGACCCACGCAAATTCGGGTTAACTTAGATGCGATTGCGGAAAATTTCGAGCAAGTAATGACCAACTTGCCCCATAAGACCGAAGCATTTGCTGTTGTTAAGGCGAATGCTTATGGTCATGGAGCTGTTGCGGTAGCGAAAAAGTTATCTAGTCAAGCAGCTGGTTTTTGTGTTTCGAATTTGGATGAAGCATTAGAGTTACGTAAAGCAGGTATCGAGCATCCTATCTTGATTTTAGGAGTGGTTCCTGTACGTTTTTTACCAGTAGCTCATCAACTCAATATCAGTGTGACAGTTGCCAGTCTGGACTGGTTGCAAAATACAAAAGACTTAGAGGCTGATTTATCTGGTCTAACTGTTCATCTTAAGCTAGATACAGGTATGGGGCGGATTGGTTTTAGAAAAATAGCCGATTTGCTACAAGCGATTGCTATCCTTGAAGAATTAGAGTATGACATCGAAGGAGTTTATACTCATTTTGCTACTGCGGATGAGGTTGAACAGGCGCACTTCGAGAGTCAACTGTCTATTTTTAAAGAATTTTTGGATGTTCTACCAATTACTCCGCGCTGGATTCATGCCAGCAATTCAGCAACAAGCATTTGGCATGCTGATACAGTATTTAACCTGGTTCGTTTGGGAAACATTCTTTATGGACTTAATCCAAGTGGACGAGTGCTAGAACTCCCGTTTGATGTTCAACCAGCCTTATCTCTCGTATCTGAAATTGTTCATGTAAAGCAGGTTGAAGCTGACACAACAATTGGCTACGGAGCTACTTATCACAGCGCCGATTCAGAATGGATTGCGACCGTTCCGATAGGATATGCAGATGGTCTCGTCCGAAGCTTACAAGGCTTATCAGTCTTAGTCGATGGGCAGGCTTGTGAAATTGTAGGGCGTATTTCGATGGACCAGATCACCATTCGTTTACCTCATGCTTATCCACTTGGTCAAAAAGTCACCCTAATCGGTCAAGATGGAGATAAAACGATCTCTGTTCAGGAGTGGGCTGATCGCATCGGAACCATAAATTACGAGGTGGTTTGTCTTTTGACAGATCGCCTACCTCGAATTTTTGAATAA
- a CDS encoding holo-ACP synthase, whose translation MIVGHGIDLQEMEAIESARIKHQGFPQKILTEKEFERYQSLSGRRQLEYLAGRWSAKEALTKALGTGIGKIGFHDIEILNTSKGVPYVTKSPFDGNIWLSISHSGNFVQASVILEEKDD comes from the coding sequence ATGATAGTAGGACATGGCATTGACCTTCAGGAGATGGAGGCGATTGAAAGTGCCAGAATCAAACACCAAGGGTTTCCCCAAAAGATTCTCACAGAGAAAGAATTTGAACGGTATCAAAGTCTGTCCGGTCGCCGTCAGTTAGAATATTTAGCTGGACGTTGGTCAGCCAAAGAAGCACTGACGAAGGCCTTGGGGACAGGCATTGGTAAGATAGGATTTCATGATATTGAAATTCTGAATACCAGCAAAGGAGTTCCCTATGTGACGAAGAGTCCCTTTGATGGGAATATTTGGCTCAGCATTAGCCATTCAGGAAATTTTGTACAAGCTAGTGTGATTTTGGAGGAGAAAGATGATTGA